The following proteins come from a genomic window of Thermoproteus sp.:
- a CDS encoding microtubule-binding protein, translated as MEQKLLEEIRRVVKEAVEESKREDVLKLAAAIERITQVLEKMLERLERIESDVATLKADVTLLKANVGGFTGRMGLDLERAVLAIYRDLLGVDPVKVEKILFIDDGTYYKRGARLELDVYVHDGVVYFIEVKAVAEVGDVEWFDERCRIFERYLRRTPQRKIFVAINAFKDAVERAKELGIEMIAERVLEVD; from the coding sequence GTGGAGCAGAAGTTGTTGGAGGAGATCCGCCGCGTCGTAAAGGAGGCGGTGGAGGAGAGCAAGCGAGAGGACGTCCTGAAGCTGGCGGCCGCCATAGAGAGGATCACGCAGGTGTTGGAGAAAATGTTGGAGAGACTAGAACGAATAGAGTCGGACGTCGCCACCTTAAAGGCCGACGTGACTCTTCTGAAGGCCAACGTGGGGGGATTCACTGGGCGTATGGGGCTCGACTTGGAGAGGGCCGTGTTGGCAATCTACAGGGACCTCCTGGGCGTGGATCCCGTCAAGGTGGAGAAGATATTATTTATAGACGACGGGACTTACTATAAGAGGGGCGCCAGGCTGGAGCTCGACGTATATGTCCACGACGGCGTCGTCTACTTCATCGAGGTGAAGGCCGTGGCGGAGGTCGGCGACGTGGAGTGGTTCGACGAGAGATGCCGCATATTTGAGCGCTACCTCCGCCGCACACCCCAGCGGAAGATATTCGTAGCCATAAACGCCTTCAAGGACGCCGTGGAGAGGGCCAAGGAGCTCGGCATAGAGATGATCGCGGAGAGGGTGTTGGAGGTAGACTAG
- a CDS encoding DUF3782 domain-containing protein — MERLKKELLELLKTDEEFRYAVMGLLGMGEVVKRIEEHTRAIKALQRQSARQWRAVKELLREVAELRRESAEHSKAIQSLQKAVEEHTEAIKSLQRSVEEHTKAIQSLQASVERHSEVLEEHSRAIQGLQKAVEEHSKAIQGLQTAVEGHSKVLEEHSQVIRSLQAAVERHSAVLEEHSRAIQGLQKAVEEHSKAIQELQAAVERHSKVLEEHSRAIQSLQRAVEEHSQAIQSLQRAVEEHSKAIQGLQRAVEDHSKAIRELTSKVYALGTRWGVVSEEAFRESVRYLVEDLLGEYRAERWIYFDSQGLVYGHPSQVEVDLLVRDDVHILVEFKASADRGDILELYKIGQLYERATGVKPKLLLVSLAVRRRAAELAKELGIELRGEVAE, encoded by the coding sequence GTGGAGAGGCTGAAGAAGGAGCTCTTGGAGCTTTTGAAGACCGACGAGGAGTTTAGGTACGCGGTGATGGGGCTGTTGGGCATGGGGGAGGTGGTCAAGAGGATCGAGGAGCACACTCGGGCGATCAAGGCGTTGCAGAGGCAGTCCGCGAGGCAGTGGAGGGCCGTCAAGGAGCTCCTGAGGGAGGTGGCCGAATTGCGGAGGGAGTCGGCCGAACATTCCAAGGCAATACAGTCGCTACAGAAGGCCGTGGAGGAACACACCGAAGCCATAAAGTCGTTGCAGAGGAGCGTCGAGGAGCACACCAAGGCCATACAGTCCCTACAGGCGTCCGTCGAGAGACATTCCGAAGTCCTAGAAGAACATTCTCGGGCCATACAGGGATTGCAGAAGGCAGTAGAGGAACACTCAAAGGCAATACAGGGGCTACAAACGGCAGTTGAGGGACATTCCAAAGTCTTGGAGGAGCACTCCCAGGTGATAAGATCTCTACAAGCGGCTGTGGAAAGGCACTCGGCGGTCTTGGAGGAGCATTCGAGGGCTATACAGGGGCTACAGAAGGCCGTCGAGGAGCACTCCAAGGCAATCCAGGAGTTGCAAGCCGCCGTTGAGAGGCATTCGAAGGTCTTAGAGGAACATTCTCGGGCCATACAGTCTTTACAGAGGGCGGTTGAGGAGCACTCCCAAGCGATTCAGTCCCTGCAGAGGGCTGTCGAGGAACACTCCAAGGCAATCCAGGGACTACAGAGGGCCGTGGAGGATCACTCGAAGGCCATTAGGGAGCTGACCTCTAAGGTCTACGCGTTGGGCACCCGGTGGGGCGTTGTGTCTGAAGAGGCTTTCCGCGAGTCTGTGAGGTACCTCGTGGAGGACCTACTGGGCGAATATAGGGCGGAGAGATGGATCTACTTCGACTCGCAGGGGCTTGTCTACGGCCATCCCAGCCAGGTTGAGGTCGACCTCCTTGTGAGGGACGACGTGCATATCCTCGTGGAGTTTAAGGCCTCTGCCGATAGGGGCGATATCCTCGAGCTCTACAAGATAGGCCAGCTCTACGAGAGAGCCACCGGCGTAAAGCCAAAACTCCTCCTAGTCTCGCTGGCGGTGAGGAGAAGAGCCGCCGAGCTGGCCAAAGAGCTGGGAATAGAGCTAAGAGGGGAGGTGGCCGAGTAG
- a CDS encoding AAA family ATPase, with product MLLILQGSCRNVVHTIENIESEWAPEGCPKKPRGVALWALPGGNEFNYRYFERMGQLLPRERVWVVLRATKGSAERCDLYGPLLVGYVEEVMGEHVGCKYWPEEGDWRYFFTIRPVAVARRTDEELDRFLLEAINGPKRGSVIDVTKFLQTAGRTEEDFLKELLGRIERGGAWSVYGRVEASPRAASDVEALAWVLLLSGKNLLLVGAPGVGKTQLAVKLAEAAGSQRPVVVTGRDGLTYEELVYGRGGRPGRLAEAVAKSWNYLHEGGRPVHLVFDEINRANTDLVLGEVFTALDIGNRRLPVLPEDAARRAGLREDLLREFREGVPLPLSFRVLATMNVVDRAQLFKLSFALMRRFAYLYVAPPWFEWSPTWNPGDARADLGGLQNIFERAMEELKASNGRDRATILDVPIPAVDDVVKAHQRFLEFVVWTARRAGDVGLELGVSALVDVFKALAVYEGLGGLGLGVERLYDGLYSSLVVPQLAAAVPRLKFNYILGVGRDLDRFRELLDAARSAFGESSLTRLVAQTIASELPLEEAR from the coding sequence ATGTTGTTGATTCTACAGGGGTCTTGCCGCAATGTCGTCCACACCATTGAGAATATAGAGAGCGAGTGGGCGCCTGAGGGCTGTCCGAAAAAGCCGAGGGGCGTCGCCTTGTGGGCTCTGCCTGGCGGAAATGAGTTCAACTATAGGTACTTCGAGAGGATGGGCCAGCTCCTCCCCCGCGAGAGGGTTTGGGTGGTCCTCAGGGCGACGAAAGGCAGCGCCGAGCGGTGCGACCTCTACGGCCCGTTGCTCGTGGGGTATGTGGAGGAGGTAATGGGAGAGCACGTCGGCTGTAAGTACTGGCCCGAGGAGGGGGACTGGCGTTATTTCTTCACCATCAGGCCGGTGGCCGTGGCGCGCCGGACCGACGAGGAGCTTGACCGCTTTCTGCTGGAGGCAATCAACGGGCCCAAGAGGGGGTCTGTCATAGATGTGACTAAGTTCCTACAGACGGCCGGAAGGACTGAGGAGGACTTCTTAAAGGAGCTGTTGGGCCGCATCGAGAGGGGAGGTGCGTGGTCCGTCTACGGCCGCGTTGAGGCGTCTCCGAGGGCGGCCTCGGACGTCGAGGCGCTGGCTTGGGTTTTGCTCCTCTCGGGTAAGAACCTCCTTCTGGTGGGCGCTCCGGGGGTGGGTAAGACCCAGCTGGCCGTCAAGCTGGCGGAGGCGGCTGGGTCCCAGAGGCCGGTTGTCGTCACTGGGCGGGATGGCCTTACCTATGAGGAGCTTGTTTATGGCCGCGGCGGGAGGCCGGGGAGGCTGGCGGAGGCGGTGGCCAAGTCTTGGAACTACCTCCACGAGGGCGGGAGGCCTGTCCATTTGGTCTTCGACGAGATAAATAGGGCCAATACCGATTTGGTGTTGGGGGAGGTCTTTACGGCTCTAGATATAGGCAATAGGCGTCTGCCCGTCCTGCCGGAAGACGCCGCGAGGAGGGCGGGGCTGAGGGAGGACCTCTTGAGGGAGTTTCGAGAAGGCGTCCCGTTGCCTCTCTCCTTTAGGGTGTTGGCCACCATGAATGTGGTGGACCGGGCCCAGCTGTTTAAGTTGAGCTTCGCGTTGATGCGGAGGTTCGCCTACCTCTATGTTGCCCCTCCGTGGTTCGAATGGAGCCCCACATGGAATCCAGGCGACGCCCGGGCCGACCTCGGGGGGTTGCAGAACATCTTCGAAAGGGCTATGGAGGAGCTCAAGGCATCTAACGGGCGGGACAGGGCTACGATCCTTGACGTCCCCATCCCCGCCGTAGACGACGTGGTGAAGGCCCACCAGCGCTTTTTGGAGTTCGTGGTGTGGACTGCCCGGCGGGCCGGCGATGTGGGCTTGGAGTTGGGGGTCTCGGCGCTGGTCGACGTGTTTAAGGCGCTTGCGGTCTACGAGGGGCTAGGGGGCTTGGGGCTGGGCGTCGAGCGCCTATACGACGGCCTTTACTCCTCGCTGGTGGTGCCTCAGCTCGCTGCCGCCGTGCCGAGGCTGAAGTTCAACTACATCTTGGGCGTGGGGCGAGACCTCGATCGGTTTAGGGAGTTGCTGGACGCCGCTAGGTCCGCCTTCGGCGAGAGCTCCCTCACGAGGCTGGTGGCGCAGACTATAGCCTCTGAGCTCCCCCTGGAGGAGGCCCGATGA
- a CDS encoding DUF3782 domain-containing protein, giving the protein MSLSPRDKKRFLNALKEDEEFRLAIAALLGLTDLQNAVKELVKAVTALTYEVERIKERVESLERKIDRFERKLDALGARFGVISEAAFREGIGLLLREVGHSAERWTYFDQEGYVYGYPSQVEVDVLVGGGKTFLVEIKSSVTRGDLAAFAKKAQLYERVAGRKVDGKYLVAYYVGERDPEKFRQAAEALGIKIATPEELANA; this is encoded by the coding sequence GTGTCTCTTAGCCCCCGCGACAAGAAGAGGTTCCTCAACGCCTTGAAGGAAGACGAGGAGTTCCGCCTGGCGATAGCCGCCCTCCTGGGGCTCACCGACCTGCAAAACGCGGTGAAGGAGCTGGTCAAGGCCGTCACCGCCCTCACCTACGAGGTTGAGAGGATTAAGGAGAGGGTAGAAAGTCTCGAGCGGAAGATTGACAGATTTGAGAGGAAGCTCGACGCCCTTGGCGCTAGGTTTGGAGTGATCAGCGAGGCCGCCTTTAGGGAGGGCATCGGCCTCTTGTTGAGGGAGGTCGGCCACTCGGCGGAGAGGTGGACCTACTTCGACCAGGAGGGCTACGTCTACGGCTACCCCAGCCAGGTCGAGGTGGACGTGTTGGTGGGAGGCGGGAAGACCTTCCTCGTGGAGATAAAGTCTTCTGTCACTAGGGGCGACTTGGCGGCTTTCGCCAAGAAGGCCCAGCTCTATGAACGCGTCGCCGGCAGGAAGGTGGACGGGAAGTACCTCGTCGCGTACTACGTGGGGGAGAGGGACCCCGAGAAGTTTAGACAGGCCGCCGAGGCGCTGGGGATAAAGATAGCGACCCCCGAGGAGCTCGCCAACGCGTAG
- the cas4 gene encoding CRISPR-associated protein Cas4 produces the protein MSSCINPSLVRQYLFCPMAAYYVLTGAAEPPTERMKRGKEIQREVAEAAARALGAERAEYSVRLEGRGICGVVDAVVWIGGRPAPLEVKYAPAPSRIPPGHKAQAAAYAMAAEATYGKAVGTAYIYYAETGTAKAVAVTKDLRDLVQHVAQRIGQMQRGWTPQPNQPPAKCQGCWYRKYCGLLDAHVERI, from the coding sequence ATGTCCAGCTGCATTAATCCCTCCCTCGTGAGGCAGTACCTCTTCTGCCCCATGGCGGCCTACTACGTCTTGACGGGAGCCGCCGAGCCCCCCACCGAGAGGATGAAGCGGGGGAAAGAGATCCAGAGGGAGGTCGCCGAGGCCGCCGCGAGGGCGTTGGGCGCGGAGAGGGCAGAGTATTCGGTGAGGCTGGAGGGCCGCGGGATATGCGGCGTGGTGGACGCCGTGGTCTGGATCGGCGGGAGGCCGGCGCCCCTCGAGGTGAAATACGCCCCGGCGCCCAGCCGCATCCCCCCGGGACATAAGGCCCAGGCCGCCGCCTACGCCATGGCCGCAGAGGCGACCTACGGCAAGGCCGTCGGCACGGCGTATATATACTACGCCGAGACGGGAACGGCGAAGGCCGTGGCCGTGACGAAAGACCTAAGGGACTTGGTCCAACACGTCGCCCAGCGGATAGGGCAGATGCAGAGGGGCTGGACGCCCCAGCCCAACCAGCCGCCGGCCAAATGCCAGGGGTGTTGGTACAGGAAGTACTGCGGGCTCCTCGACGCCCACGTCGAGAGGATATAG
- the cas2 gene encoding CRISPR-associated endonuclease Cas2: MYLLVVYDITEDDVRNKVAEVLRSFGLERIQRSVFVGRLPPALEKELVERIRRVVRGANADVAVFKVDRRAVETAVRIGGAPLAGGNVQLH, translated from the coding sequence ATGTACCTCCTAGTGGTCTACGACATAACTGAAGATGATGTGAGGAACAAAGTGGCGGAGGTGCTGAGGTCTTTCGGCCTGGAGAGGATACAGCGGTCGGTCTTCGTGGGCAGGTTGCCTCCGGCCTTGGAGAAAGAGCTCGTGGAGAGGATACGCCGCGTGGTGAGAGGCGCCAACGCCGACGTGGCTGTGTTCAAGGTGGACCGGCGGGCGGTGGAGACTGCGGTGAGGATAGGAGGGGCGCCCCTGGCGGGAGGAAATGTCCAGCTGCATTAA
- the cas1 gene encoding CRISPR-associated endonuclease Cas1, producing MQIVVASYGTKVAVKKGLLVVRSKAGAKEYPLHQVDEVFLLTGGISITTRALRALMRAGAVVAVFDQRGEPLGVFMRPVGDATGEKRRCQYAAAADGRGLQMAKTWVWRKVRGQLENIRAWRRRLSAYSRYVEEVGRALEALRSASTPRGVLEAEAVAAEAYWRAYGEVTGMPKRDQEGGDPINAGLNYGYGILKALCFKSLLLAGLDPYVGFLHVDKSGRPSLVLDFMEQWRPRVDVAVAKVAPQLEVEGGLLDHKSRLAVAAAVLEELGASKRPVSAEIHREARSAARALCTS from the coding sequence ATGCAGATCGTAGTCGCTAGCTACGGCACCAAGGTCGCGGTCAAGAAGGGCCTCTTGGTGGTGAGGAGCAAGGCGGGGGCCAAGGAGTACCCCCTCCACCAGGTGGACGAAGTGTTCCTCCTGACGGGAGGCATCTCCATAACCACGAGGGCCCTGAGGGCCTTGATGCGCGCCGGCGCGGTTGTGGCCGTCTTCGACCAGAGGGGGGAGCCCTTGGGCGTGTTCATGAGGCCGGTGGGGGACGCCACGGGCGAGAAGAGGAGGTGCCAATACGCCGCGGCGGCCGACGGCAGGGGGCTCCAGATGGCCAAGACTTGGGTCTGGAGGAAGGTGAGGGGCCAGTTGGAGAACATAAGGGCGTGGCGGCGGAGGCTGTCGGCCTACTCCCGCTACGTGGAGGAGGTGGGGAGGGCCTTGGAGGCGCTGAGGTCCGCCTCGACGCCCCGCGGCGTGCTTGAGGCAGAGGCGGTAGCGGCCGAGGCCTACTGGAGGGCCTACGGCGAGGTGACGGGGATGCCCAAGAGGGACCAGGAGGGCGGAGACCCCATAAACGCGGGGCTGAACTACGGCTACGGCATACTCAAGGCCCTCTGCTTCAAGTCCCTCCTCCTGGCCGGCCTGGACCCCTACGTGGGCTTCCTGCATGTGGACAAGTCGGGGAGGCCCTCCTTAGTCCTCGACTTCATGGAGCAGTGGCGTCCTCGAGTCGACGTGGCCGTGGCCAAGGTGGCGCCCCAGCTGGAGGTAGAAGGCGGGCTCCTCGACCATAAGTCGAGGCTGGCGGTGGCCGCCGCCGTCCTGGAGGAGCTGGGCGCCTCCAAGAGGCCCGTCTCGGCCGAGATACACAGAGAGGCGAGGTCTGCGGCCAGGGCCCTATGTACCTCCTAG
- the cas4a gene encoding type I-A CRISPR-associated protein Cas4/Csa1: MLTLLEIARLLKKVKVVAGRGEVSPELRGWSFDKPPVRPPAYLGLALSDFAYGYCPTGRNLYLKYVLGERGQPNRTLAEGQVLHAVLFRAVEDYKRFAYSGQPMSPPLEEVPEDLRPKAEALYRYVAARLLGEHQYVLASRTARSRDSAVFYVAPLSTQVAVDGTPLGLSTVVADGVALGAVVEFKFGPSQNVEAALAGYAMAIEAEWGVPIDYGIHVQVAVNSSVEYRATAHFLGDAARSKFLEMRDEAADLVASGRDPGPAPDCSKACPFYSTCHADRSR, translated from the coding sequence GTGTTAACTCTCCTGGAGATCGCCCGCCTATTGAAGAAGGTGAAGGTGGTCGCGGGCCGCGGTGAGGTGTCGCCGGAGCTGAGGGGGTGGAGCTTCGATAAGCCGCCCGTGAGGCCTCCGGCCTACCTCGGCCTCGCCCTGTCGGATTTCGCCTACGGCTACTGCCCCACGGGGAGGAACCTCTACCTGAAGTACGTCTTGGGGGAGAGGGGACAGCCCAACAGGACGTTGGCCGAAGGCCAGGTGCTACACGCCGTCCTGTTCAGGGCGGTTGAGGACTACAAGAGGTTTGCCTATTCGGGCCAGCCCATGTCGCCCCCTCTGGAGGAGGTGCCGGAGGACTTGAGGCCTAAGGCCGAGGCGCTGTATAGGTATGTGGCCGCCAGGCTGTTGGGCGAGCACCAATACGTCTTGGCCTCCCGGACTGCCCGCAGTAGGGACTCGGCCGTCTTCTACGTGGCGCCGCTCTCGACCCAAGTGGCCGTCGACGGGACGCCGTTGGGCTTGAGCACCGTGGTGGCAGACGGGGTGGCGCTGGGCGCCGTGGTGGAGTTCAAGTTCGGCCCCTCGCAGAACGTGGAGGCGGCCCTCGCTGGATACGCCATGGCTATCGAGGCGGAGTGGGGCGTGCCCATCGACTACGGGATACACGTCCAAGTCGCCGTCAACAGCTCCGTGGAGTACAGAGCCACCGCCCACTTCCTCGGCGACGCGGCCCGGTCCAAGTTCCTTGAGATGAGGGACGAGGCGGCGGACCTAGTGGCCTCGGGGAGGGACCCGGGCCCCGCGCCTGACTGTTCCAAGGCCTGTCCCTTCTACTCGACGTGCCATGCAGATCGTAGTCGCTAG
- the csa3 gene encoding CRISPR-associated CARF protein Csa3, with protein sequence MRLAVTVGFDADLVIRALASIKADELYFLRGVTGGEGDSKSETTVKKIIAALKRGSDYPVELKDLAKGLRQISQLDFDAVALAGGPRLLVVLAFVAATAKGAWVYIVPEYSPDPVDATALTHIAALGRQSDARLRVLAALTREMEADEVAHAVGLDASTAYRHLSGLEEAGLVEAKGSRRKKYRADPLTVELASILLARRAQGRGAAQNGQ encoded by the coding sequence ATGAGGCTGGCGGTGACGGTTGGGTTCGACGCCGATTTGGTCATAAGGGCCCTTGCGTCCATAAAGGCCGACGAGCTGTATTTCCTCAGAGGCGTGACAGGCGGCGAGGGGGACTCCAAGTCCGAGACAACCGTAAAGAAGATAATAGCGGCGCTCAAGAGGGGCTCCGACTACCCCGTGGAGCTGAAGGACCTAGCCAAGGGGCTCCGCCAGATCTCCCAATTGGACTTCGATGCGGTGGCTCTCGCCGGCGGGCCCAGGCTGCTGGTGGTGCTGGCCTTCGTCGCCGCGACGGCCAAAGGCGCCTGGGTCTACATAGTGCCCGAATACTCCCCGGACCCCGTGGACGCCACGGCGCTGACCCACATCGCCGCGTTGGGGAGACAATCCGACGCGAGGCTCCGCGTCCTGGCCGCCTTGACGCGCGAGATGGAGGCCGACGAGGTGGCCCACGCCGTAGGCCTAGACGCCTCCACCGCCTATAGGCACCTCTCAGGCCTCGAGGAGGCGGGGCTAGTCGAGGCGAAAGGCTCGAGGAGGAAGAAGTACCGCGCAGACCCCCTCACCGTGGAGCTCGCCTCGATCCTCCTCGCCAGGCGCGCCCAAGGCCGTGGCGCGGCACAGAACGGCCAATAG
- the cas6 gene encoding CRISPR-associated endoribonuclease Cas6, giving the protein MPYAVRIRLISAEPLVLVNFTGTVVESLVVRALGDPALHDAKPKPFSVTPLFLQGRPVADRAAVPPGVPLEFRAGFADGKLAFRLIEALNGGLELFGRRVEVVEAEFRDVFSDPLPTTQCFKAEFLTPTRFATPPLYRRSRPVFDFMPRPLTLFKSAVRHGRSLGLLRLGAPFLKWVYTYVALTDFGCFGKCVQTVRLPNGGVARGFTGWALYRAFGKRRLADMWRVLRLMEAFNVGTGRGMGLGVVKITPLECPRQ; this is encoded by the coding sequence ATGCCCTACGCGGTCAGAATTAGGCTGATATCCGCCGAGCCTCTCGTCCTCGTCAACTTCACGGGGACTGTGGTGGAGTCCCTCGTGGTGAGGGCTCTGGGGGATCCGGCGCTCCACGACGCGAAGCCGAAGCCCTTCTCCGTGACGCCCCTCTTCCTTCAAGGCAGGCCTGTGGCTGACAGGGCGGCCGTCCCTCCCGGCGTCCCGCTGGAGTTCAGAGCGGGCTTCGCCGACGGGAAGCTGGCCTTTAGGCTCATAGAGGCGCTGAACGGAGGGCTCGAGCTCTTCGGGAGGAGGGTCGAGGTGGTCGAGGCTGAGTTCAGAGACGTCTTTTCGGACCCTCTGCCCACCACGCAGTGCTTCAAGGCCGAGTTCCTCACCCCTACGAGGTTCGCCACGCCTCCCCTATATAGGAGGAGCAGGCCGGTCTTCGACTTCATGCCAAGGCCCCTCACTCTCTTTAAGTCGGCCGTGAGGCACGGCAGGTCGCTGGGCCTATTGAGGCTGGGCGCTCCCTTCCTCAAGTGGGTCTACACCTACGTGGCGCTGACGGACTTCGGCTGTTTCGGCAAGTGCGTCCAGACGGTGAGGCTCCCCAACGGCGGAGTCGCGAGGGGCTTCACCGGCTGGGCCCTCTACAGGGCCTTCGGGAAGAGGAGGCTGGCCGACATGTGGCGCGTCCTCCGGCTCATGGAGGCGTTCAACGTCGGCACGGGGAGGGGCATGGGCCTCGGCGTCGTGAAGATAACGCCCCTCGAATGCCCAAGGCAGTAG
- a CDS encoding CRISPR-associated endonuclease Cas3'' yields the protein MSADCLAGPGEPLGQHLLDVACCVKQEGEAVALKIARSFGLRPEEARDLLFYMALMHDAGKADVKYSDDSGYYPIHEAKSVAVIYRTLRELGLVESCAPSDGPFSLLLLGVALHHYSHKSYYNKAEPVSFKKRCNAVEKALSAWKPESELGEKIQQKTLEVLATGVSSDLCFGVLATSLRRAAVSPKTKKATMAALGILNRCDISIAKSRRKQTSPPEGG from the coding sequence ATGAGTGCTGACTGCCTAGCCGGACCCGGCGAGCCCTTGGGGCAACACCTATTGGACGTGGCGTGCTGTGTGAAGCAAGAGGGCGAGGCCGTGGCCTTAAAAATCGCCAGGTCGTTCGGGCTGAGGCCGGAGGAGGCCAGGGACCTGTTGTTCTATATGGCTTTGATGCACGACGCTGGCAAGGCCGACGTCAAGTACAGCGACGACAGCGGCTACTACCCCATCCACGAGGCGAAGTCCGTCGCGGTCATCTACAGGACGTTGAGGGAGCTGGGGCTTGTGGAGAGCTGCGCGCCTTCGGACGGCCCCTTCTCCCTCTTGTTGCTGGGCGTGGCGCTACACCACTATTCCCACAAGTCGTACTACAACAAGGCCGAGCCGGTGAGCTTCAAGAAGAGGTGCAACGCGGTGGAGAAGGCGCTCTCCGCATGGAAGCCAGAGTCCGAACTGGGCGAGAAGATACAACAGAAGACGCTCGAAGTCTTGGCCACGGGCGTTTCCAGCGATCTGTGTTTCGGCGTCTTGGCGACGTCGTTGAGGCGGGCCGCCGTTTCCCCCAAGACCAAGAAGGCCACCATGGCCGCCTTAGGCATATTGAACAGATGCGACATAAGCATAGCCAAGAGTAGGAGGAAGCAGACGTCTCCTCCCGAAGGCGGATGA